In Chionomys nivalis chromosome 26, mChiNiv1.1, whole genome shotgun sequence, the genomic window TATTTACGTAAattgtatatttaaatttatttaagctGGCGTTCTTCTGATAAAAGTGTTCCTTTCCCCTTTTTCACTATGTTTTCATGCTTTCGTTGAACTGTTAGCTAGAGTCAAGTAAAGGTAACCCGTTATGATCAATTAGTGGGCCTAATCGGCTTCTTCCATGATTTTCCTTCATGCCAAGTTTATCAAAGATTGACATTTGTCAGGTAGGCTTTAGATCTCCTACCCGTTCTGTCTGATGAGATTGAGTTAGTGTCTAGAGACTTCCTGGTTCTGCACACTAAGATCCCTTGAGCCTTCCCCAGCTGAACCAGGTCAGCCCACTCTGCATGACACCCTGGTTACAGTGGGTGGTATCTGGCAATTCAGAATAAACCTGCTAAGACAACACCTAGCAGCAAGTGAcaagatccccccccccctttttgctGTTCTTTTAAACTAAAGTATTGCCCGCAATGGCATGTTTTCAGAGAGTCAGAGTTACAGGGTTAGGTTAGGTGCATTTGCTTCTGTTTATATTCAGTGTTGgggtttcattaaaaaaaaaactccttattaaaaatcattttaactgTAAAAAAGGTATGCACAATTTAAAACTCAGACATGTAAAAATGTTtggtgcttgtgtgtgcgtgcatgtgcgtgtgttgaTGGGCAGGGGTCGTGAGCACCTGCTGTGTCGCTCTGTCTTCCATGTCCCCATGGATGGCTGATTCCAGAGGACTCCATGTATGGCTTAGCGCTTTATTCTGCTTGTCTTACACAGATGGCTTTATCTCAGGTAAATCTGGGAGCTGATTGCTGGCTCAAAGAATAAATGCATATCTAACTATATATACAGTGTCTGAACCCCCATGATCATTTTAGAAAGTCCTTTTTTGAGTTTCTGCATTTGCTGActttataaatacacataaaacttcCTTTAGCAATTAATATAGCTAGGAGTTCTTCGAGTTCTATTGTGTTTTTGTAAATCAAAGTGGGGTTCTTCTAATTACCTTGTCACTTGTAAGTAAGTTTTAGATCTTCTTATTTTTATCGAAACACATAGCCCACAAAAAAGTATTACCTTCCAGTTAAATGTATCAGTGGCTTTCCAGTCCTCTCTTTGGCTGCTTTGCTGCGGTGGTCTTGTTGCGTCTCTTTATGAATTTAGGGCTCTGAGAATGACAAGTAAGCACATCCCCACTTTGCCCACACTGAATgctttaaaagtgtgtgtgcgGGCAATGAGGCGAATACCTTCAGAACTAGTAAGGGGAACACGTTTTTTAAACGGACACATGAAGTGTTTAGTGCTGAGTTTTAAGCAAACTAAAATTGATTGTGGCATAAACTGATTAGTTTTTTGAAGCCATGAGACAAAAGCTGCCCTTGAAACAGAGCAGCCTAAAGGGGAAGTTGCTGGTAATTAACACGCAATAGCTGTAATTGTGCAGGACCAAGACGAGACACGCTTTTTGTTGGGAAGTTACAGAGTTCTGTCCATTGTGAACGTCCACTGTGCTAGCCAACTTAGCAACAGCCACAATACGCAGTCTTGATTTTTGTGGCGCCTCCACGAGTACCCGCTGACCCGTGTCTTGCTTGCTATGGTTTTCGCAGTTCATGGTACATCTGCACCTTGTACAGTGCTTAGCACACAAGTTCTGAGAACTTCGTGTGTcatctctctgttttcaccttctGAGAATTGCATTTGCAGTATTGTAATTGCCAATCTCATCTCGGTGCCGCTGCAGGAATGCAGTTGGGCCACTCTATTCTTGACTGGCATTTTTAGTTACAGTAAATAGTGGAACTAGAAAGGGAGGGGTAAATGTGTTGCCATCCACACCATGgattcctgcttcttcctccagagACCTTGGGGAACTATGTGGAAAGAAGAGGCTAGTATATTAAATATTCATGAGTATAAacttatttctttttccaaattgCAGTTTTCCTATATTGCCTTCCCATGACTGGTTTTGTAGTTTCTAATTGTGAAATATCTGGTACTTACGTTGCCTTTATCATGATACCTCAAGTCAGACAATACAGTTAGTTTTTGTGAATGTTCAAAAGGTTTTGGTGAGTGGGGTAGGATGGAGTGGGCTGTGTGTCACTGTTGAGTGGGTAGGATGGAGTGGGCTGTGTGTCACTGTTGAGTGGGTAGGATGGAGTGGGGTGTGTGTCACTGTTGAGTGGGTAGGATGGAGTGGGCTGTGTGTCATTGGCTCCTTCAGACATGTTCCTTACCAGCGGATATTTTTCCCTGTGTTGTCATAAACCAGGTGTCAGCAGCAAATCCTCATGATTTTCCTTGGCATGCTGTGTGCAGATCAATCCGTGACAGCTTACAGCGGCAGTGTAAAGTATTGGTGCTTGGAACTTAAGTTTGAGACCACTGTACCCTACATACAACATCTATCTTAGTCTTGACAGCCACGGAGATGCTATACAAGCATGGACGTTTACATGAACATTTGCTTAATGGGTATGCAATATTTAAAGGTCATTTTTAGATAAATGATTTTAATAGttctatttgaattttctttcagtGCTGCAGGTGGGGAAATTTTTAACCTGTGTTTACCTGAGGTGGCTGAAATGGTATCTGAAAATGATGTTGTCAGgctcattaaacaaatacttgaagGAGTGGATTATCTACATCAGAATAACATTGTTCACCTTGACTTAAAGGTTGGTAATGTGATTTAAACTAACATtgctgttctttctctgtccttggtAGCTCAgtgtcaggctggccttggtagAAATAGGGCCTATCGTGGTCTAGACCCATGGGTGCCTCTGCCTGTGTCGGGCTGCATTGGGCTTCGCTTTGTACTGAGTCAGGAGAGGCTGCCTGTGTGCTAAGCGTGAATCATACCACCTAAAATCCAGCACCCTTACATGTAATCTATCCGTCCTGCGCCAAGGCATATCCACCTTGCCTGGCTCCTCCTCCCTTTGAAGTGATTGGTTCTGCTGACTGCCTGATCCCCTCCTGTTGTTCCTCATCCCTCTGCTTCTGCATCTCATTCCCCTTTCTCTGAGGTGTCGTGTGGTCTGTCTCTGTAGTTTAGTCAGTCCCGAGAGCCatggtctgtctgtctttcctgcaCAGCCACTCCCAGGCCTTGTAGTCCGAAGTAACACGTTTGTTACCCCCCTGGATTCTCTCTGTCTGTATAGTTGGCCTGCATGAGCCTTTGGGTTCCTCTGCCACCTTCATAATATAATTCCAAAATAGTTGCCTAGCATAACCCAGACCTGTCTCTAATTTCCAACTCTTTTTCCACCTGTGGATTCTGTACATTTGAAAGTTCTATAAATTTAACTGTACACTGCCCAGCTCTTTATCCTATCcccttaaaaacaaagcaaaacgaaGATAAAAACCACATTTTTGTTTCCCTGTGGAGGGGGACGAAATTTTTATCATCTGGcctccctgccccttctcctGTAATCATGTGGTTGGGGAAGGGCAGCATAGTAAGTGCCAGGATGATTAGCTGTGAATCTGTTTGGTCTTTGTCCTGCGTAATGCAAACTGTCCCACGGCACCTCCGAGCACTTGACGTCGGGGTGGCCTGTAAACCTGGCTTTTCACACTGCGACCATGAAGCTGACAGCAGAGTTTACTTGTCTCCTATAGTCGTCTTGTGATTTAACGTGAAGCCTGGCATTAGTCCCTAAGTTAAAAGACTATTAGGATTTTTGCACAGACTTTGTGAGCACCACTTCTGCATTTATAATGGGTTCTGATAGGGTGCTTTATCATACCTACAGTAATAAAGGGAAACAGCGGAGGACACGCACATATACAGATACAGCTTATTGTCTGAGCCATACACCTCAGGACAGTCAGGCCCAGCTCGTCTAGGACCATCCGTCACACTGTATAGAACCACGTTCTGCCCTGGACATGCATATGCGTGTAACTCCTGCATGCTTACCCTGCTGTCTCCCAGAGCACCTTTCTCATTGACAGACTCAGTCTGAGCATCGTCTCTACCGCCAAgactgcatgtttgtgtgtgcgtgtgtgtgtgtgtgtgttcaccacttaaactttttttttttttttttttttttttggtttttcgagacagggtttctctgtggctttggaacctgtcctggaactagctctgtagaccaggctggtctcgaactcacagagatccgcctgcctctgcctcccaagtgctgggattaaaggcgtgcgccaccaccgcccggcccacttAAACTTTTTGTGGGCAGAATTTAGTGTTCTTGTCTTTATAACTGCATAATCCATATGTCATAATCAGCCCAGTGTCTTACAAACTGAAACTTGTTGGCCGCCTTTTACTTTCTTCGTCATTAAATGTGGGCTTCTCCTAACTGGCAGTTGAGCGGTGTTGGCTGAAGTTCTGTAAGGATGCAAAGAGCTGAGCAGCAAGGTAGACTCCTTCACCCCCTCTGCTGTGCATTGCTCATCtcttttgtgtgctttatttaGCCGCAGAATATACTACTGAGCAGTATATACCCACTTGGAGACATAAAGATTGTAGATTTTGGAATGTCTCGAAAAATTGGGAATGCGTGTGAGCTTCGAGAAATCATGGGAACACCTGAATACTTAGGTaagaaatgcatttatttttatatcattttgaaATGTATAAAGATACCTATTTAAAGCTATATTTATGATGGAGATGTGGCTAACTCATATGGTGGAGTACttaccaaaacaaacagaaaaatcctCACGTATTTTAGATCACACAGTACTAGGATTCATTTGATTCAGGAAGTTTAGTGCATTCAAACATGGTTATGACTCATTAAATGAGGGGCAGTGAATACAGGAACAGGTTACACATTTGGAACAGCTCACAGGACATTGGCTACGTGCAAAAGCACAGTGCATGTTTATACTGACTTTGTATGCAGGGAGAAAAGCCTAAAAGGGAAATGAGTAGCAAATaggcagaaagcagaggagagaaacagaagcacTTCTTCATGCCATGTCCACACTATCAGCTGTGCAGAATCTCAAGATGATTAAAGCCCCACTACATTCCTGTTGGCGTTCTCTTACTCTGCCTTCCATAGCCAAATCAAGTCGTAATTTAATGTAAggtgattattttgttttcaagtttgcctgtgttgagtcttaatttaattttctctttcagCTCCAGAAATCCTCAACTATGACCCCATTACCACCGCGACAGATATGTGGTGAGAGTCTATTGGTTATCTAGACACCAGCCTTCACAACTGCATAATAGATACTTAGCTTTTATAAAAGCAAGTTTAATATTAAGAATAAGGCTTTCTGTCAAAGATTCTATTCCAAAGAGGTCATTGAAGACATTTTACGTGCCTGTCCTTTTCAGTGAGCTCTTGAGCCAGAGGTGCAGAGATAGAAACTCCCCTCGCTAGTCACCTCAGCTGAGTAAGAGCTAGGAAGCCTCAGTGACACACACTCCGGAAGCTGGCTTGTGTGTCCCTCATAGCTTGGCGTGACTCTCTGCCATGCTCTGCGAGTCTAGAAGGGATCGGCACGGTATTTGCTGAGCAGGAGTCAGCACTAGGATGGGCCATGGAATTTCTGTTGCCACGACAGACCGACTGACTTACTTTAGCCTTACTCTCCTGATTGTTTGAATCTAATGGGTTTGTAACGATACAAAGGTCTGATTACTGATAAATGTGTAAAGTCTGCTGTGTTGTCTTGCCCTAGCTCCTGACCAGCCTTGTCCTTAACATATTTACATTTGAAAGTTTTTGCCCTTCCAACCTTGGGCTTTGCCAAACTTGCAGACTGAGTTTGCACAAAACCCTGGCTACATCATTATTGTGTAATTGGACAGACTTAAAATGCAGCTGTCTTATGTTCCCATCATGTGTCTATACCAAAGGTTGTATAGACTgtagataaaataatattttcattggaTTATGTTGAtattatatgtaacatatatgtgGACTCTGTTTTCTTTGTGAGGCCAATGGAAGTATTGTAACTATTTTAGGTTTTAAAATACAGTAATCTCTTGAAGCAGTTTAAGTCTTTTTTTACTGCCAGTTTTGAGGACAGGAACTTGTGTACTATTTATTGTGTTATCTATAAATATTGTTAAATTAATAGACCTTTTAAACTTCCTTCTCCCTCATCTGTCTTTCAGGAATGTTGGTGTAATAGTGTCTTCTCCCTCGTGTTTTTCAGGAATATTGGTGTAATAGCGTATATGCTGTTAACTCACACATCGCCCTTTGTAGGAGAAGATAACCAAGAAACATACCTGAATATTTCTCAAGTCAACGTAGATTATTCAGAAGAAACTTTCTCCTCAGTTTCACAACTGGCCACGGACTTCATCCAGACCCTCCTAGTAAAGAATCCAGAGTAAGTAAAGCTGTGAGTTAAATGTTGATACAAAAGAAATGACGTGTCCCTATCGAGAAGGGCGCAGTCTGCACAAAATACACCGTGTGTGCAGACCATGGTGGGCGCATGGAAGTTGAAGGGAACTGCCAGAAAGCAGGCAGGGGTATGGGGAAGAGAGGGACGGGAATCTcagtaataaaaactattttgtgCATGTATGGAATTGTTATTGTGAGCCATTTTTGTAAAATTTGAAATGCTAGGAAAGTAAAAATACACTAATGTCACAAGAAAGGTGATTCTAAAGTCACACAGAGTTATTACACGTCTGTTCAGATTTCTGGTAAAGTGATAGAGAGTTGATATGAAAGACAATTAAATAACCAATATGCAACTCTAAGCAAAAAAGCACACAACAGGAAGTTTAGAATGAAGGGGAGATTAAActaaatgcagaaaataaattcCTGATTTACATTTTCTCCTGAGGCTTTCTAAATTGAAGGGCTTTAGTAATTTCATTAACATGTGTTTGCTTGGCCAGCACGTGTTTCAAACTTGACTGGTTTTCCATTGTTCTCTGACACATTATCTGTTCAGCATAGGTTAGGGTGAGGTGTCTGCACCCCAGTTTTCCTCTCAGCTGTCGTGAAAAGCACATCTTCATGCGTAAAGGGAATCTCCCCATAAGCAGACGTTAGGCCTGGGGGTGAGGAGGAAATGCTCTGTCCAATCCTCTCAATCTGTGTTTTCGGGTAGTGTTGAAACACAGTATTTAAGCATTTTGCTTACCAGCTGCATCCCACATATATTTCAGTTGAACCGACCAGtttaacttcagaaaaaaaaaatgattgtcttagttagggtttctactgctgtgaagagacaccatgaccacagcagctcctataaaggaaacatttgagGTGGCAGCTGATAATTTCAGAGCTTCAGtccatcatcatggtggggagtatgcAGCATACAGGCAGATACGGTGCTGGAGAAGCCTACTTCTTTGattcacagacaacaggaagtaaactgagacacCAGGTGCTATCTTGAGCATTTATGAGCCCTCAAAGTCTGCCCCACAtgacacgcttcctccagcaaggccacacctcctaatagtcccAGTCCTTtgggaggccattttctttcaaaccacctcaGTGGTCCTTAGAAAATAAAGCACACATTTATTCTGTAATAAAGGAtatctagccaggtggtggtgacgcacgcctttaatcccagcactcgggaggcagaggcaggcggatatctgtgagttcgagaccagcctggtctacaagagctagttccaggacaggctccaaaaccacagagaaaccctgtctcgaaaaaaaaaaaaagaatatctaaaGCACGCATTTATTCTGTAATAAAGGATATCTAAAAATTAAGTACAACAATCAGTCATGATCGTTGACTGATGTTTTCTCTGAGCTTtatagaaacagatttttttttttgtattgccTTACACAAATGTGAATTCATGGGCTGAGGGTGAAGCCAAATGGTAGAATTCCCTCATTTGTGTAAGGCTGTGGCATTGGTCCCCACCACTGAAAACTAGTATGTGAGCAGAGATTAAAGAAGAAAGGTctaagctgggcgatggtggcgcacgcctttaatcccagcactcgggaggcagaggcaggcggatctctgtgagttcgagaccagcttggtctacaagagctagttccaggacaggctccaaagccacagagaaaccctgtctcgaaaaaccaaaaaaaaaaaaaaaaaaaaaaaaagaagaagaaaggtctAAGTTCACAAAGTACATCCTAGATActataaatgcttgttttccaTAATCTTCTAAAAGATACTGGTATTATTGCATATTAGAAGTAATTGGGAGGACACATAAAACCATGttgcaaaatataaaacagaaattccTGCCCTGGGGAGAATCAACCTAGTTTCTGGAAGGCATTTCTTTAGTGTTCACCAGATTGCTCTTTATAACATCAGGGTCTTGGAAGCACCAGTAGGGTCTTGTTAAACAGACTGTGGGGTACCAGGGTGGAAGAGTGACATATGAATAAATACTTTTAGCTCTGCAGTGACGTAGAGGGATACTTAAGTTGTATTATCTACTTTGAGTTACCACCTTACTCTGAGTGGCTCTCAGAAAATCTGATAActctcatgctggagaggatgtgaggaaAGAGGAATCCTAGTCACTGTTCGTGAGACTGCAAATCAGTAGTCATTATGCAAATTAATTGTAGGTTctctaaaaattcaaaagaaattattttatgacCCAGAGGGACTCTATGTCCTACCACAGAGATATTGGTATACCCATGATTATTGgtgctttatttataatagcaagGAAACCGAGCCAGTCAGTAGATGAATAGATAGTGAAAAtgcacaaaatatacaaaatgaaatattacccagttgtaaagaaaaatcatgaaatttgtaggaaaatgaagTTGGAAAGTATAATATTAAGGAGGTGCAGTATAATATTAAGAAACTAGCAGTGTTCTCCCTCATATGTGGATCTTAGGCTATAATATAGGCATGTATATGTAGACAGCTCCAAGTGTAGATATAGTGTAGCATCTACAGAGGAGACCAAGGCAGGGTGACGTTAAGTTATGAGGAAGGTCGGAATGCAGGCTGAAGGACACAGGAGTCCCGGAAGAGCATAGAATGCCAGTTGTTTTTCTAGTTGAAACTCTGCCACTGGCTTTCCTTTTCCGCGTGTGTGGTGGATAAGTGCGTGCAAGTGGAATTGTCAGAGAAAGTGTGAACCAGTGCAGCCCCATGGCTTCAGAATTCCATCCTAACTGTGGAGAAGGCCGCTGAGACGCACAGGTCGCGACCGGGCAAGTGTTTTGAGTGGCTGCTTAATCTGTTGTGAGCTCATTATAACAAAATGGTTTTGTTTACTAAGAGTAAAGTGATGTATTTTCAGGTGGGCGAGAAAGCAGCTGACAAAAATGATCATAGAGAAACTCTCTGGAGTTGACATAGAGAAAATAATCTTACTTCCTTAGAACGAGACTTGAAAGTACACACTAGCCCATGCCTCCACCTGGCTGCCAGGCAGGATCCATTGCCGTCACGGGTTAACACAGACCTTGCACTGCCGGGAAGAGAGGTTTTGCTCAGGACCTCACAGTGCTCGCCACTTGTCTCTGCCGTGTGGGGCCGAGGCGAGATGGATCATGACGTGCCGTATGATGAAGGCCCAGCCATGTTACCTCCTCCAGGGTTGTCCTCAGCGAGTCCACCACCTTCCACTCATGTCACAGGCCAGTGGCCTTTAGGGAGACACTCAGTATCCAGACTGCAGCATGACGCTGACAGCTTGGGAAATTTGCCTCAGATTCAAGTCTTCTAGTATGTCCTTCAGTGGTCTGTTAGATGACAGTAATGGTGCCTATTTCCTAGGTTCCCTGtgattattaataatatattgaAGCATGTGAACTAGCCCTAGTGTATGCATGAGCAGTTCATGAGAGTCAGCTGTGCCCACTGCACTGTTGGGGCTTTATGCTGTGTGCTGTCTCCATCCGTGTCCGTGTAAAGCAGATGGGAAGCCGTCTCCAGCCGGCTCTTGTGCTCATCTTTCCCGTGTGCTTCCTGCCGCAGGAAAAGACCCACAGCAGAGTCCTGCCTGTCTCATTCGTGGCTGAAGCAGTGGGACTTGGGAAGCTTGTTTCACCCCGAGGAGACTTCGGGTTCCTCTCCAGTTCAGGATCACACCCTCAGATCCTCTGAAGACAGGACCCCCAAATCCTCCTGTAACGGAAGCTGTGGAGACCGGGAGGACAAGGAGAATATCCCCGAGGACAGCAGCATGATCTCTAAGCGATTCCGCTTCGATGACTCCTTGCCCAGCCCCCACGAGCTTGTTCCGGACTTGCTGTGCTAGCACTTTTCTCTGTGAGCCGTCGGGACTGACGTGGAGATTGAAAATCCTCTCTGTGCGAGATTGTCTCTAGCTTCATgtgtgatatatttttattacaaatgcACTTTTGCTTAGAAGAACGTAGGGAACAGTTTAAATGCTAGGTTTCTATTTGCTAGCGTAGCATTTCCTGTCCTGAAgttgttttacagagaaaaatatttaagtatatgACAAAAATGTAAATTGTGCATGTGAGTTCACATGCAACTAAAAGAATTCAAGTTCAGTTGaacttataaaatgttttacataTCAAGAAAAATGGGTTCTATTATGGTGAGTGAAGACTGAACAGAGTGCAAACATTGGAATGTAATAGCTTCTCTAAGGCGAGCCCTGTGCCGTGACTGTTGACGGAATTGGTCTGGGGAAGCAATGTCAAGTATAAAGCACACTGTACTGAGATGCTGTTTATTAGCAATGCTCCAGAGATAGTCACTATTGGAAGTGCTTTCCACTTACCAACCAACACCTTGAAACTATGTAAGATTTCCTTTGTGTGCGGGATGCTCCGTGAGAGGGGCTGTCagccagagcagagaggaagcaagGCTGATCCAGGCTTTTTCTCTGCAAGCTGAAGCAAAACATGACATCATTTTCCAACTCCGATGTGTTCTGCACACTCATCGTACATCAGATCTAGCAAAGGTCTGGAAGATGGGAATGTGTGGTTTGCAAATAAGAAAAGCCCTCCCCATCCTCTAGAATCACCAGAGTATAGGAGAATTGGGAAAAGCCAAATGTGTGCTCATTTCAGTCAGCTAGACACACTCATAAAGGGAAATGCTAAGTCCAGGCAGCTCACTCAGTGTTGGGTGTCTCCTAAGTCTTAGAACAAGCCCACCGTTTAGAGTCTTCCACAAAAGTACCAGAGTATTAGTGGAACTGTTGGCACCAGAGTCCTTGGTAGACAGCGCAAAACATTATGGCTTAGGCATTGCTGGAGTTCTTCAGTGAAATTCCGAGTGAGTGAGGAGGCTTGACACGCAGCTATCTCCAgggtccgtgtgtgtgtgtctgtgtgtggcgtgtgcgtgtgtgtgtggcgtgtgtgtggtTTTGCTGGAAACGACACAGATGAGCATCTAGTGTTGAGTCCGTGGTCAGTAACTATGTTCAGTCCTGATGGGAAGGAGCCTGGGGAATGCTCTGGTGACTTCCCATTTGTGCCTGCTAGAAGGTCTGTAATAATATGCTACTATAATAAACTCCATTAccaaaaaacttaataaaaagccCCTGTATTTCCACATTGAAGTGGGTTTAGGCTAGCGATCTGTAAATTCTTGAAATTGTTAATAAAAATTCTGAGTTCTTTAGAAAACTTTAAACTGTTTTAAATGAGCATCAGGTGTTTGACTAAACATTgagttccttctgtctttgtcaTCTTTAAAGGAACAGTTGtgctttgtatatgtgtgtgcatacgtgtatgtatacagtgtatgtatatatgtatagatagagAAAATAGAGTCTtgggttgttttttattttattttttttttttatttttatttttgtttttcgagacagggtttctctgtggtttttggagcctttcctgggaactagctcttgtagaccaggctggcctcgaactcacagagatcctcctgcctctgcctcccgagtgctgggattaaaggcacgcgccaccaccgcctggccaaataGAGTCTTTAAACATTCTTACGTTAGACATTCTTTGCTTGTGTATTGTGCTCAACTCAGGTGCCAAAGGAACCCTCTTGTATGAATCATAGATGCTTTCTGGAGGACATCATCTGTTGGCCCAGTAAGCTAAACTCTGAAGATGCTGCATTTAACTCATGTGTCTAAAACTGAGGAGTTGATAAACCATTGATTGCTTGTGTATTTTCCACCAGTATTAATTCAGGTGAAGTCGTTAGTCAAATCATAAGGAAGGATTGTGGTTGCTTTCCCAACAGGTAACATCTTAtcgtaaaactttaaaaagtattatgcCATACCACAAGAGTAAACAtttgaagttttaattttaagccatttgtttaaaaatctctttttattgtctttctttttctggggAATTCTGAGATGGTTTGCCTGTTCTCCTTAGTTAAGGGGCCACCAATCTGTAAACTCCGCACCTTTTCTTGAGATGTTGTTTATTGTAAAACAGTAGCTAGTGATTATACACAGAATATAAAAACGGTCTTTCCATAAAGGTGAATTCAAGTATTTCCTGTGTTGAAATCTGGAAATAAATGTCTTTTGAGAGAATCTATCTGAAATGCCTtagttcttcctcttctccctgcaAGGCTGAAGAACAAGTCCATCAAGAGCAGACGTGTGATGATGTCTCTCTTGCTCCAGTAGGGGTTGGAGAGCCCCTCTGAGAATCAGCTCACACACCTCAGGAGAGCTGCTGGCGTGTGAAAGCTCATGAAACTCACATCGCTGTTTCGGGtggatctgggtggctgggatttTGGAACTGCTGGTGCATAAAAGGCATTTGAGGGGTCTCCGTTTGTGATTGAGGTGGCGTCAGTCCTGTTACTCACGATGCTAACAGCCACAGTCCGTCTGAAGTTCCCACCCTTGCAGAGTTCTAAAGCTTTGCTCCCCAGGAAATGCAGCAGCGTGCTTCTGTAACCTCTGCTTGTAACATTCTTCTTTGGCAGCCAGTCGGCACACAGCCTCACTCACCTGTTTAAAGACGCTATGTAATGTAATCTACATGGCTAGGTCATTAGCT contains:
- the Stk17b gene encoding serine/threonine-protein kinase 17B translates to MSRRRFDCRSVSGLLTTTPQTPMKTESFNNFYTLMSKELGRGKFAVVRQCISKSTGQEYAAKFLKKRRRGQDCRAEILHEIAVLELARACPHVINLHEVYETATEIILVLEYAAGGEIFNLCLPEVAEMVSENDVVRLIKQILEGVDYLHQNNIVHLDLKPQNILLSSIYPLGDIKIVDFGMSRKIGNACELREIMGTPEYLAPEILNYDPITTATDMWNIGVIAYMLLTHTSPFVGEDNQETYLNISQVNVDYSEETFSSVSQLATDFIQTLLVKNPEKRPTAESCLSHSWLKQWDLGSLFHPEETSGSSPVQDHTLRSSEDRTPKSSCNGSCGDREDKENIPEDSSMISKRFRFDDSLPSPHELVPDLLC